One segment of Thermoanaerobacter kivui DNA contains the following:
- the pyrH gene encoding UMP kinase: protein MSVVYKRIVLKISGEALAGKKSYGIDFDTVNLIADEIKEVKEMGVQIGLVVGGGNIWRGREGIGMDRTTADHMGMLATVINALALQDALEQRGVETRVQTAIEMRAIAEPYIRRRAIRHLEKGRVVIFAAGTGNPFFSTDTAASLRAAEIDAEVILLAKKVDGVYDKDPNKYADAVKFKELSYLDVLNKGLGVMDSTATSLCMDNKIPIIVFDLTTYGNIKNVVTGKNIGTIVKEV, encoded by the coding sequence GTGTCTGTTGTGTATAAACGCATAGTTCTGAAAATCTCAGGTGAAGCTTTAGCAGGTAAAAAGAGTTATGGAATTGATTTCGATACAGTCAATTTAATAGCAGATGAAATAAAAGAAGTAAAAGAAATGGGGGTTCAAATTGGTCTTGTAGTTGGCGGAGGAAATATATGGCGTGGCAGAGAAGGAATTGGGATGGACAGAACTACTGCAGATCACATGGGAATGCTAGCCACAGTGATAAATGCCCTTGCTTTACAGGATGCATTGGAGCAAAGAGGAGTTGAAACAAGAGTTCAAACTGCTATTGAAATGAGAGCAATAGCGGAGCCTTATATACGCAGAAGAGCTATAAGACATTTAGAAAAAGGGCGAGTTGTAATTTTTGCTGCAGGAACAGGAAACCCCTTCTTTTCAACTGATACTGCTGCTTCGTTAAGAGCAGCAGAAATAGATGCAGAAGTGATATTGTTAGCTAAAAAAGTAGATGGTGTTTATGACAAAGACCCTAATAAATACGCAGATGCTGTAAAATTTAAAGAATTGTCATATTTAGATGTTTTAAACAAAGGTTTAGGAGTTATGGATTCTACAGCTACTTCCTTGTGCATGGACAATAAGATACCAATAATCGTTTTTGACCTTACTACTTATGGCAACATAAAAAATGTGGTAACTGGAAAAAATATTGGCACAATAGTAAAGGAGGTTTAA
- the tsf gene encoding translation elongation factor Ts, translated as MISAQAVKELRERTGAGMMDCKKALMEANGDMEKAIDILREKGLAAAAKKAGRVANEGLVDAYIHSGGRIGVLVEVNCETDFVANTEEFKTFVKEICMQIAAANPRYISREDVPAAVIEKEKEILKAQALNEGKPQNVVDKIVEGRIEKFYKENCLLEQAYIRDPEKTVKDLLNEKIAKLGENIVIRRFVRFERGEGIETSSNE; from the coding sequence ATGATCTCTGCACAAGCTGTGAAAGAATTGAGAGAACGCACTGGTGCTGGAATGATGGATTGCAAAAAGGCTTTAATGGAAGCCAACGGAGATATGGAAAAGGCTATAGATATTTTGAGAGAAAAAGGTTTAGCTGCCGCAGCTAAAAAAGCTGGTAGAGTTGCTAATGAAGGGTTGGTTGATGCCTACATACACAGTGGTGGAAGAATAGGCGTTTTGGTGGAAGTAAACTGTGAAACAGATTTTGTAGCAAATACTGAAGAATTCAAAACCTTTGTCAAGGAAATATGTATGCAAATAGCAGCTGCAAATCCTCGCTATATTTCCAGAGAGGATGTGCCAGCGGCTGTAATTGAAAAAGAGAAAGAGATTTTAAAAGCTCAAGCCTTAAATGAAGGCAAACCTCAAAATGTGGTAGACAAAATAGTAGAAGGGCGTATAGAAAAATTTTATAAGGAAAATTGTCTTTTAGAGCAAGCATACATTAGAGACCCTGAAAAGACAGTTAAAGATTTGTTAAATGAGAAAATAGCAAAATTAGGCGAAAATATTGTTATAAGAAGATTTGTTAGATTTGAAAGAGGAGAAGGTATTGAAACTTCTTCTAATGAGTAA